The following proteins come from a genomic window of Tenebrio molitor chromosome 9, icTenMoli1.1, whole genome shotgun sequence:
- the LOC138139520 gene encoding UPAR/Ly6 domain-containing protein crok, translated as MTTINRNTIQAVICLILATNLVTVGAVRCYQCSSDADPKGEDNCGAYRTFDKTHHIAIECNSEESHMPGSFCMKLTQQSPKGFIWDGRWRQVIRRCASVADTGVTGVCNWGVYENGVYWEECYCSGDECNSSTRLKGPLGLISVAFVIFSVKMFFY; from the exons ATGACAACGATTAATCGAAATACAATCCAGGCGGTAATCTGCCTAATTCTTGCAACAAATCTCGTAACAG TTGGGGCCGTCCGGTGTTACCAATGTAGTTCGGATGCTGACCCCAAGGGTGAGGATAATTGTGGGGCCTACAGAACTTTTGACAAGACCCATCACATTGCAATCGAATGCAATAGTGAAGAGAGTCACATGCCGGGCTCTTTCTGTATGAAACTGACCCAACAGAGCCCCAAAGGATTTATTT GGGATGGGCGGTGGAGGCAGGTCATCAGGAGGTGTGCTTCAGTTGCTGATACAGGAGTGACAGGGGTCTGCAATTGGGGGGTATATGAAAATGGGGTCTATTGGGAGGAGTGTTACTGTTCAGGCGATGAGTGCAACAGTTCCACCAGACTTAAAGGTCCTTTAGGACTGATATCAGTtgcatttgttatttttagcGTTAAGATGTTTTTCTACTAA
- the LOC138138653 gene encoding UPAR/Ly6 domain-containing protein crok-like, with translation MAHLGLFLTILLAYVQNGWALRCWSCSSDLDPSCMDPFNATQMLQYRNRYQQVNPNNQYSRNDMPVLRDCINNLGDIYNQKQVCVKRILNVPYGKKIVSRECKGVSANQAAGTCPDRSSNVEFCEYCDYDGCNGATGLKGSLLAAMAVPCVLFFSLRR, from the exons ATGGCCCATTTGGGACTCTTTTTGACCATCCTGCTGGCCTACGTCCAGAACG GATGGGCTTTGCGATGCTGGTCCTGCTCTTCGGATCTGGACCCATCCTGCATGGACCCTTTCAACGCGACCCAAATGTTGCAGTACCGCAACCGGTACCAACAGGTCAACCCCAACAACCAGTACAGCCGCAACGACATGCCCGTTCTTAGGGACTGCATCAACAATCTAGGCGACATCTACAACCAGAAGCAAGTGTGCGTCAAGAGGATCCTGAATG TACCCTACGGGAAGAAGATCGTCTCCAGAGAGTGCAAAGGAGTGTCTGCCAATCAGGCCGCCGGGACTTGTCCAGATAGAAGCAGCAACGTGGAGTTCTGCGAGTACTGTGATTACGACGGCTGCAACGGCGCCACCGGATTGAAAGGAAGTCTTCTGGCGGCGATGGCAGTACCGTGCGTGTTGTTCTTTTCTCTTCGCAGATAA
- the crok gene encoding UPAR/Ly6 domain-containing protein crok — MKLAIQVPCLFFALILFISVHQGWAIKCWDCRSDADPKCADPFDNTTFAITDCKQQHLEFLPGVKSTMCRKIRQKLHGVWKYIRSCAYLGEPGIQGDERFCLLRTGTYNIFMEYCTCNTKDGCNGGSKVSLSPFLILSTVATLVMLKIMR, encoded by the exons ATGAAATTAGCAATACAAGTCCCGTGCCTTTTTTTCGCCTTAATTTTATTCATATCCGTACACCAAG GGTGGGCCATCAAGTGCTGGGACTGCCGTTCGGATGCCGACCCCAAATGCGCCGATCCTTTCGACAATACCACATTCGCAATAACCGATTGCAAACAGCAACATTTGGAATTCCTGCCGGGAGTTAAATCGACGATGTGCAGAAAAATtcggcaaaaat TACATGGGGTCTGGAAGTACATAAGGAGCTGTGCTTATCTTGGAGAGCCAGGGATTCAGGGGGATGAAAGGTTCTGCTTGTTGCGAACAGGAACATACAACATTTTCATGGAATATTGCACTTGCAACACTAAAGATGGATGCAATGGTGGTAGCAAAGTGTCGCTGTCGCCGTTTCTTATTCTTTCCACGGTTGCGACACTTGTTATGTTGAAAATTATGCGATAG